One window from the genome of Deltaproteobacteria bacterium encodes:
- a CDS encoding STAS domain-containing protein, giving the protein MEIISTGKSGGATVVSVKGRMDAASAPDFEKNMQEMIDGGQRAFAVDLSELDYISSAGLRAILSIAKRLKTLNGNFLIASLRGPVKEVFEISGFSSIIPIYDSVDAALS; this is encoded by the coding sequence ATGGAGATCATCTCAACGGGCAAATCAGGCGGCGCCACGGTCGTCTCGGTGAAAGGCAGAATGGATGCTGCAAGTGCGCCGGATTTCGAGAAAAATATGCAAGAAATGATCGACGGCGGTCAACGCGCTTTTGCGGTGGATCTTTCGGAACTGGACTATATCAGCAGTGCGGGGCTGCGCGCGATCCTGAGCATCGCGAAAAGGCTGAAAACCCTGAACGGAAATTTCCTCATCGCTTCTTTGAGAGGCCCTGTGAAAGAGGTATTCGAAATATCCGGTTTCAGCTCCATCATTCCGATTTACGACAGTGTCGATGCCGCATTGAGTTGA
- a CDS encoding ATP-binding protein has translation MPRKEAPANLDQLSELIRFISEFAESNGFSGDRLSKIHLVAEEALVNIFKYAYPEAEGNVQVSVDTDDRGRCVIEFSDTGVPFDPSSANEPDLTSEVAERDIGKLGIFFIRRMSDEVHYWRDGNRNILTLILEKP, from the coding sequence ATGCCCCGAAAAGAGGCTCCCGCCAACCTCGATCAATTGAGTGAACTGATTCGGTTCATATCCGAATTTGCAGAAAGCAATGGATTCTCCGGTGACAGACTCTCGAAGATTCACCTCGTTGCCGAAGAAGCCCTGGTGAACATTTTCAAATACGCTTACCCGGAAGCGGAAGGGAACGTCCAGGTTTCGGTGGACACGGACGATCGCGGCCGATGCGTTATCGAGTTTTCGGACACGGGCGTCCCTTTCGATCCCTCGTCCGCGAACGAGCCCGATTTGACCTCGGAAGTGGCGGAGCGCGATATCGGAAAACTGGGCATCTTCTTTATACGCAGGATGTCGGATGAGGTGCACTATTGGCGGGACGGCAATCGAAACATCCTGACGTTGATCCTGGAAAAACCATAA
- a CDS encoding ABC transporter substrate-binding protein encodes MSRIPRILVFLAAALLAAAVHADEKQLVKASFIPQWIPQAQFAGYYTAYEKGFYAKRGIDLTILPGGPECPPDRLLLSGEADFCTLWLSRAVQLRAQGRKIVNIAQMLQRSALMLVAKKSSGIETPHDMNGKKVGLWGPIFQIQARAFFEQYGVTVQVIPQSFSVNLFLRGGVDLASAMWYNEYHTILNSGINPEELSTFFFQDYGLNFPEDGIYALEETYNQHPEFSCAFVEASIEGWRYAFAHPEETLDMVIRNLKQAHFPASRVHQRWMLSRMKELILWNESSNAVGALARKDFDRVASTMKDEGMIDQIPEFQDFYRKCHADR; translated from the coding sequence ATGAGCCGAATCCCCCGCATACTGGTTTTCCTGGCCGCAGCCTTACTAGCCGCCGCCGTCCACGCGGATGAGAAACAACTCGTAAAGGCTTCGTTCATTCCTCAGTGGATTCCTCAAGCACAGTTTGCCGGCTACTATACCGCTTATGAAAAAGGCTTCTACGCCAAGCGGGGAATCGATTTGACCATCCTTCCCGGCGGCCCGGAGTGTCCCCCGGATCGCCTTCTCCTGAGCGGCGAAGCCGATTTCTGTACCTTGTGGCTTTCCAGAGCCGTTCAATTGAGGGCCCAGGGGCGCAAGATCGTCAATATCGCCCAAATGTTGCAGCGTTCCGCCTTGATGCTCGTAGCGAAGAAATCGAGCGGCATCGAGACCCCCCATGACATGAACGGCAAAAAGGTGGGCCTGTGGGGTCCGATTTTCCAGATTCAGGCCCGTGCGTTTTTCGAGCAATACGGCGTTACGGTTCAGGTCATTCCCCAATCCTTTTCAGTCAATCTCTTTCTGCGCGGAGGCGTAGATCTGGCCTCGGCCATGTGGTACAACGAGTACCACACCATTCTGAATTCCGGCATCAATCCGGAAGAGCTTTCCACCTTTTTCTTCCAGGACTACGGGCTGAATTTCCCTGAAGACGGCATTTACGCGCTGGAGGAAACCTACAACCAACATCCGGAATTCAGTTGCGCTTTCGTCGAAGCGTCTATCGAGGGATGGCGCTACGCCTTCGCTCATCCCGAGGAGACGCTGGACATGGTGATCCGAAACTTGAAGCAGGCGCACTTTCCGGCCAGCCGGGTTCACCAGCGTTGGATGCTTTCGCGTATGAAAGAGCTCATTTTGTGGAACGAGTCATCCAATGCGGTGGGCGCTCTTGCCCGAAAGGACTTCGATCGGGTGGCTTCCACCATGAAAGACGAAGGGATGATCGACCAAATACCCGAATTTCAGGACTTTTACCGGAAATGTCATGCGGATCGTTAA
- a CDS encoding serine/threonine-protein phosphatase: MSILPKLFPPFPDEPEFDIYSTIEPAKEVGGDLYDFYHLDEHHLCFVIGDVSGKGIPASLFMAVAKTLIKATASNGLDPAEILSKVNDELARDNDVCMFVTVFLGILDLRTGDLEYANGGHNPPLIVPGRGDIEFVKRCGGALVGAMEGIVFESSRIVMAPGDMLFLYTDGVTEAMNEHMELFSEERLKRNLTSLRDRPIKEIVAGVLHEVHHFSQWVEQSDDITMMAVKYWGRP; this comes from the coding sequence ATGAGCATCTTGCCCAAACTGTTCCCGCCCTTCCCGGATGAGCCGGAATTCGACATCTATTCCACCATCGAGCCGGCCAAGGAAGTGGGCGGGGATTTGTACGATTTCTATCACCTGGATGAACATCATCTCTGCTTCGTCATCGGAGATGTATCGGGAAAAGGCATACCCGCTTCTCTGTTTATGGCCGTGGCAAAAACCTTGATCAAGGCGACGGCCTCGAACGGTCTCGATCCGGCGGAAATACTGTCCAAAGTAAACGACGAATTGGCAAGGGACAATGACGTTTGTATGTTCGTAACCGTGTTCTTGGGGATTCTGGATCTTCGAACCGGAGACCTGGAATACGCCAATGGAGGGCACAATCCGCCCCTGATCGTTCCCGGCCGCGGAGACATCGAGTTTGTGAAACGTTGCGGGGGCGCTCTGGTGGGCGCCATGGAAGGCATCGTTTTCGAGTCCTCCCGAATAGTCATGGCTCCGGGCGACATGCTGTTCCTGTATACGGACGGCGTCACGGAGGCCATGAACGAACACATGGAACTCTTTTCGGAAGAGCGGCTGAAACGCAACCTGACCTCCCTGAGGGACCGGCCCATCAAGGAAATTGTTGCCGGCGTCCTGCACGAGGTCCATCACTTCTCCCAGTGGGTGGAGCAGTCCGACGACATCACCATGATGGCGGTGAAATATTGGGGACGTCCGTGA
- a CDS encoding xanthine dehydrogenase family protein — translation MCKRPQIGVSFPRFDGKNKVTGLEKYAADYYDGDFVWAGVKRSEPAHARLLELDAEDARRLPGVLAVLTYRDITGTNRQGIVRKDQPVLVNDKVRRYGDALALILAEDRSVLKQAQSLIEVRQEPLSPVFSVEEALADGAPVIHEDNPHGNILSDLSVQRGMGAAAMESCSVRVEHSFELPRQEHAYLETECGWAHVSESGQLVIVASTQSPFRDRTEVASALGLDPSRIRVIAPYLGGAFGGKDGATVQILLALAALNSGGRPVKMWWDREESFLASVKRLSGRASYRLGADAEGAFHALECTIDLDNGPYEHLGGEVLALAVEHASGPYRIPHTHVRGRCIYTNNPAGGPFRGFGAPQVSAAMEQMVDLLAAKLHMNPLELRSRNAVRQGDRNCVGVTLTQSTGAMDCLERLSRHPLWMERAEWKKGAGSWKRRGVGIACLAHGSGYGPIVPDYANASIELTSKGAFRITCGVSDMGQGNASTYLQIGGYILNQDCDGLELILPDTERTLPSCSSAASRTTYTYANALIGAATALKQRIYEKASDLLMAGSTADFELLPGFVRHLPTGRDVPLSALAKNMAPAERVSVHHWRAPVCKEPVNAKSNTTLLGLPHILFSYAAHLAYVEVDELTGRMEVVRYLAVTDSGRVINPQVYEQQIQGGIVQGIGYGLYEDYKVENGRSGTPDLSTYLAPTALDAPDMESIPVELHEPTGPFGLKGVGEIAISGPLPAAANALADACGVRISRAPFTPERVLAALNQKEDDPF, via the coding sequence ATGTGCAAAAGGCCTCAGATCGGGGTCTCTTTTCCCCGCTTTGACGGGAAAAACAAGGTCACCGGGCTGGAGAAGTATGCGGCTGATTATTACGACGGAGACTTCGTGTGGGCCGGAGTCAAGCGCTCCGAACCGGCCCACGCGCGACTGCTGGAACTAGATGCCGAAGATGCTCGAAGATTGCCCGGCGTGTTGGCCGTGCTGACCTATCGGGACATAACGGGAACCAACAGACAAGGCATTGTCCGGAAAGACCAGCCGGTGCTGGTCAACGACAAGGTGCGTCGTTACGGAGATGCATTGGCGCTGATCCTCGCGGAGGACAGGTCCGTTCTGAAGCAGGCGCAATCTCTGATCGAGGTGCGCCAGGAGCCGTTGTCCCCCGTGTTCTCCGTGGAAGAAGCACTGGCGGATGGAGCGCCTGTGATTCACGAGGACAACCCCCACGGCAACATACTATCGGACCTATCGGTTCAAAGGGGTATGGGCGCCGCCGCAATGGAGTCCTGTTCGGTGCGGGTCGAGCACAGCTTCGAACTTCCCCGCCAGGAGCACGCCTATCTCGAAACGGAGTGCGGCTGGGCCCATGTATCGGAAAGCGGCCAACTCGTTATCGTGGCATCGACCCAGTCGCCTTTCCGAGATCGAACCGAGGTAGCGTCCGCCCTCGGATTGGACCCTAGCCGCATACGGGTCATCGCTCCATATCTCGGAGGCGCTTTCGGAGGAAAAGACGGGGCTACGGTCCAGATCCTGCTGGCTCTGGCGGCTCTGAACTCGGGGGGCCGGCCGGTCAAAATGTGGTGGGACCGGGAAGAGAGCTTCCTGGCCAGTGTCAAGCGACTGTCCGGGCGTGCATCCTACCGTCTCGGGGCGGATGCGGAAGGCGCGTTTCACGCCCTCGAATGCACCATCGACCTCGACAACGGTCCTTACGAGCATCTAGGAGGCGAAGTTCTGGCCCTCGCCGTGGAGCACGCGAGCGGACCGTATCGCATTCCCCACACGCATGTTCGGGGAAGATGCATATATACCAACAATCCCGCCGGTGGGCCTTTCAGGGGGTTCGGTGCGCCCCAGGTAAGCGCGGCCATGGAGCAGATGGTGGATCTGCTGGCCGCTAAATTACACATGAACCCCCTCGAACTTCGATCCCGAAACGCCGTGCGCCAGGGAGACAGAAACTGTGTGGGCGTGACCTTGACCCAATCCACCGGCGCGATGGATTGCCTGGAACGACTTTCCCGACATCCCCTCTGGATGGAAAGAGCAGAGTGGAAAAAAGGAGCCGGGTCCTGGAAGCGTCGTGGAGTAGGGATCGCCTGTCTGGCGCACGGCTCCGGATATGGTCCCATCGTCCCGGATTATGCCAATGCGAGCATCGAGTTGACCTCGAAGGGCGCCTTCCGCATTACGTGCGGCGTGTCGGACATGGGCCAGGGGAATGCCTCCACCTATCTGCAGATCGGCGGTTACATCCTGAACCAGGACTGCGACGGCCTCGAGCTGATCCTGCCTGACACGGAGCGAACCCTGCCGTCCTGTTCCTCCGCAGCCAGCCGCACGACCTATACGTATGCCAATGCTCTGATCGGTGCGGCAACCGCCCTTAAACAAAGAATCTACGAGAAGGCGTCGGATCTGCTCATGGCCGGTTCCACGGCTGATTTCGAACTTCTGCCGGGCTTTGTCCGGCACCTTCCAACGGGCAGGGACGTGCCCCTTTCGGCCCTGGCAAAGAACATGGCCCCTGCGGAACGCGTGTCCGTGCACCACTGGCGCGCCCCCGTTTGCAAAGAGCCTGTCAATGCCAAATCCAACACCACTCTGCTCGGGTTGCCTCACATCCTGTTTTCCTACGCAGCGCACCTGGCCTATGTGGAAGTGGACGAGCTTACGGGCCGGATGGAAGTCGTCCGTTATCTGGCGGTAACGGACAGCGGGCGCGTGATCAATCCTCAAGTCTACGAACAGCAGATACAGGGCGGAATCGTGCAGGGGATCGGGTACGGTTTGTACGAAGACTACAAAGTGGAAAACGGCCGCTCCGGCACTCCCGATCTGTCCACGTACCTGGCGCCCACGGCTCTCGATGCCCCGGACATGGAATCGATCCCCGTGGAACTGCACGAACCCACCGGACCTTTCGGGCTCAAAGGAGTGGGCGAGATTGCGATCAGCGGCCCTCTGCCGGCCGCGGCCAACGCGCTGGCGGACGCCTGCGGCGTTCGAATCAGCCGCGCGCCGTTCACCCCGGAACGCGTCTTGGCGGCCTTGAACCAAAAAGAGGATGACCCATTCTAA
- a CDS encoding (2Fe-2S)-binding protein: MEILFTLNGKRITVETPPDRRVVDLLREDLGLTGAKECCGSGECGACAILVDGSSRLSCLMAAVQLEDRRVVTIEGLSGEGALHPIQEAFIQAGAIQCGYCTPGMVMATADLLRRNPKPSRTEIREALSGNLCRCTGYQKIVDAVELAAARLQEHGK; encoded by the coding sequence ATGGAGATTTTGTTCACTCTGAACGGAAAACGCATAACCGTGGAAACGCCGCCGGATCGGCGAGTGGTCGATTTGCTGCGTGAGGACCTGGGCCTGACCGGCGCCAAGGAATGCTGCGGCTCCGGGGAATGCGGCGCCTGCGCCATTCTGGTGGACGGTTCGAGCCGGCTGTCCTGTTTGATGGCGGCCGTCCAGTTGGAAGACCGGCGCGTGGTCACCATAGAAGGGCTGTCGGGAGAAGGAGCGCTTCATCCGATACAGGAAGCGTTTATACAAGCCGGAGCCATTCAGTGCGGCTATTGCACGCCCGGTATGGTCATGGCCACCGCCGATCTGTTGAGACGCAATCCCAAGCCGAGTCGAACGGAAATTCGGGAAGCATTGAGCGGGAATCTCTGCCGATGCACGGGATATCAGAAAATCGTGGACGCCGTGGAACTCGCCGCCGCGCGTTTGCAGGAACACGGGAAATGA
- a CDS encoding xanthine dehydrogenase family protein subunit M, producing the protein MSTELLSPRNPDELWRAMESHPDAVPFAGGTDVFVRLRKGLMAPRALLCLDRIEELKGIEDHGSHLFIGAGTTHSTALAHPLVIQFLPVLAHALRVLGSPPIRNMGTIGGNIVTASPAGDTLPPLYALGAEVELRSREGSRRCPIHEFIIGPGKTILAKNEILSGVRVRKADRYNVHHFEKVGLRNALAIALVSMAALLRISDSGEIQEVSLAWGSVGPTVVRSPEAEQILLGKTLDLRTLENAGAIVRKAVAPIDDVRAGSDYRRQVAGNLLLRLTEYSGEQPCRPESPE; encoded by the coding sequence ATGAGCACGGAACTGCTATCTCCAAGAAATCCGGACGAACTGTGGCGAGCGATGGAGAGCCATCCGGACGCCGTTCCTTTCGCCGGAGGCACGGACGTCTTCGTCCGGCTGAGGAAGGGATTGATGGCTCCCCGGGCCCTCCTATGCCTGGATCGCATCGAAGAACTCAAAGGGATTGAAGATCACGGTTCGCACCTCTTTATCGGCGCGGGAACGACCCATTCTACGGCATTGGCCCATCCATTGGTCATTCAATTCCTGCCTGTGCTGGCCCACGCGCTTCGCGTGCTCGGATCGCCTCCCATACGAAACATGGGAACCATCGGTGGAAACATCGTCACGGCTTCCCCTGCCGGTGACACCCTTCCCCCCTTGTATGCCCTTGGAGCCGAGGTGGAACTGAGGTCCAGGGAAGGATCGAGGCGCTGTCCGATACACGAATTCATTATTGGACCCGGGAAAACCATTCTTGCGAAGAACGAGATCCTCTCGGGCGTGCGGGTAAGAAAAGCCGATCGCTACAACGTGCATCATTTCGAAAAAGTCGGGCTGCGAAATGCGCTGGCCATAGCTCTGGTCAGCATGGCCGCTCTTTTGCGTATTTCGGATTCGGGCGAGATTCAGGAGGTCTCCCTGGCGTGGGGCAGCGTGGGCCCCACGGTTGTCAGGTCCCCGGAAGCCGAGCAAATCCTGTTGGGCAAGACATTGGACCTGCGGACATTGGAAAACGCCGGAGCCATAGTCCGGAAAGCCGTGGCTCCCATCGACGACGTCCGGGCAGGCTCGGACTACAGGCGTCAGGTGGCCGGCAATCTCCTTCTTCGTCTTACCGAATACTCCGGGGAGCAACCCTGTCGTCCCGAGTCTCCTGAATGA
- a CDS encoding MFS transporter: MKDTTNTRVVENIATPPSGVLWNRRFISLAAAIFLAFVNVAVFFQFYQYLSSLAIDPKWFGMIIGLFSAMSLILRPVISPLLHARNALRWILICNAGVMVCLAAYGQAGSLWSMFLVRALHGITHVGLATALMTVIISLIPLERSGQSFGLLSIVTLLPYAAIPPLLPVLTSWLGGYRNVLVFFAVVMILVFPLVLMGVPDQRQSADPAEMQRLSFREVLESLKDAKILVLFSVMLFFFSSYALVFYFLAEFGRTIQTAVAGLFFTLSSMSEIGVRLVAGSLFDKGDKIRLAVWSLIGIAVGYGLLGYVHGSLSLLALGVFLGLGWGVAMPILNALVFDISEPRLRTFNVNLGMQMYQGGFFLGPFVGGLIVLHWGFRALFSVCAGFTLISVVLLAYLKSCRENE, translated from the coding sequence ATGAAAGACACCACGAACACGCGCGTCGTTGAAAACATAGCCACGCCTCCCTCCGGGGTTCTTTGGAACAGGCGTTTCATTTCACTGGCGGCAGCCATCTTTCTGGCCTTCGTAAACGTGGCCGTTTTTTTCCAGTTCTATCAATACCTAAGCTCACTGGCCATAGACCCCAAATGGTTCGGCATGATCATCGGGCTGTTCTCAGCCATGTCGCTGATCCTTCGGCCCGTGATCAGTCCTTTGCTTCACGCCCGAAACGCTCTTCGCTGGATCCTGATCTGCAACGCGGGAGTCATGGTCTGCCTGGCAGCATACGGCCAAGCGGGAAGCCTCTGGAGCATGTTTCTGGTCCGAGCACTGCACGGCATAACTCACGTCGGCCTGGCAACCGCCCTGATGACCGTCATCATATCCCTTATTCCCCTGGAAAGGAGCGGCCAGTCGTTCGGATTACTTTCCATCGTCACTTTGCTACCGTACGCGGCGATTCCTCCCCTGCTTCCGGTTTTGACGAGTTGGCTCGGAGGATACCGAAATGTGCTCGTGTTTTTTGCCGTGGTCATGATTCTGGTTTTTCCCCTGGTTCTCATGGGCGTGCCCGATCAACGGCAATCCGCCGATCCGGCGGAAATGCAAAGGCTCTCCTTCCGCGAAGTCCTGGAAAGCCTGAAGGACGCAAAGATACTCGTCTTGTTCTCGGTCATGCTGTTTTTTTTCAGCAGCTATGCTCTGGTATTTTACTTCCTGGCGGAATTCGGTCGGACCATCCAAACGGCGGTGGCGGGACTCTTTTTCACCCTGTCGTCGATGAGCGAAATCGGAGTTCGCCTGGTGGCGGGGTCTCTGTTCGACAAAGGAGACAAGATCCGCCTGGCCGTTTGGTCCCTTATCGGGATTGCCGTGGGCTACGGGTTGCTTGGGTACGTTCACGGGTCTCTTTCCTTGCTCGCTCTGGGTGTTTTCCTGGGATTGGGCTGGGGAGTGGCCATGCCCATCCTCAACGCACTGGTATTCGACATCTCCGAGCCCCGGTTGAGGACTTTTAACGTGAATCTCGGAATGCAGATGTACCAAGGAGGGTTCTTTCTCGGCCCCTTCGTGGGCGGTCTGATCGTGCTTCACTGGGGTTTTCGGGCCCTGTTTAGCGTATGCGCGGGGTTCACCCTGATTTCAGTGGTTTTGTTGGCGTATCTCAAGTCGTGTCGGGAAAACGAATAG
- the hisC gene encoding histidinol-phosphate transaminase, with protein sequence MMNVDLDSLVPAHIRKFESYIPSKPDDELQKLYGCGPIIRLNNNENPLGPPPGAQEVLRRFPPPRASVYPSGDSFHLRRKLAGLHGLDPDQILVGNGANEVIAFVIKAFCKEGDNIITAEKTFAVYEWVAEFSGFQAKLVAMKDHGFDDEGMLARIDDRTKILFLCNPNNPTGTYWSEGKLRRFLDRIAGHRIVVVDEAYFEFVEQENYPNGIELLREYPNLVVFRTFSKMYALAGLRIGYLAGNLDVVDVIRKTCVVYSVNSLAQEAALAALDDERHILRTRDMVKRGKALLTDELTRLQLPFVLGEGNYIMIRLPMSDTLAYRRLMKFGVMVRSMTGFRFPNFIRVTISERPAMEAFVRALEKILE encoded by the coding sequence ATGATGAACGTTGACCTGGACAGTCTCGTTCCGGCGCACATCCGGAAGTTTGAATCATATATCCCCAGCAAGCCGGACGATGAGCTTCAGAAGCTCTACGGCTGCGGTCCCATCATACGCCTGAATAACAACGAAAACCCGTTGGGTCCGCCTCCGGGCGCCCAGGAGGTGCTCCGACGTTTTCCTCCACCCCGAGCCTCCGTGTACCCCAGCGGCGACTCTTTTCATCTGAGGCGCAAGCTTGCCGGCCTACACGGTCTGGATCCCGATCAAATTCTCGTGGGAAACGGCGCCAACGAGGTCATTGCCTTTGTGATCAAAGCCTTCTGTAAAGAGGGCGACAACATCATTACGGCGGAGAAAACCTTTGCCGTCTACGAATGGGTGGCCGAATTCTCTGGATTTCAAGCCAAGCTGGTAGCCATGAAGGATCACGGCTTCGACGATGAGGGCATGCTGGCCCGCATCGATGACCGGACCAAGATTCTGTTCCTGTGCAACCCGAACAACCCCACGGGAACCTACTGGAGCGAAGGCAAACTCAGACGCTTTCTGGACCGCATTGCCGGCCACCGGATCGTTGTGGTGGACGAGGCGTATTTCGAATTCGTCGAGCAGGAGAATTATCCCAACGGCATCGAGCTTCTCCGGGAATACCCGAACCTGGTGGTATTCAGAACCTTCTCGAAAATGTACGCTTTGGCCGGACTGCGCATCGGGTATCTGGCCGGGAACCTGGATGTGGTGGACGTCATTCGAAAAACCTGCGTGGTCTATTCCGTAAACAGCCTGGCCCAGGAAGCGGCCCTGGCCGCTCTGGACGACGAGCGACATATCCTCCGGACCAGGGACATGGTGAAACGGGGAAAAGCACTTCTCACGGACGAGCTTACGCGCCTTCAACTTCCATTTGTCCTCGGGGAAGGCAACTATATTATGATCCGGCTTCCCATGAGCGATACCCTCGCGTACCGGCGCCTGATGAAGTTCGGGGTCATGGTCCGCTCCATGACCGGGTTCCGCTTTCCCAATTTCATCCGGGTGACGATCTCGGAACGGCCGGCCATGGAGGCGTTTGTGCGCGCGCTGGAAAAGATCCTCGAGTGA
- a CDS encoding pyruvate carboxylase subunit B: protein MSEFMDSGNKNPLKIQDNTFRDGHQSLLATRMRTEDMLPIAEKMDGMGFWAMEVWGGATFDTMHRFLAEDPFERVRTLKKYIKKTPFSMLLRGQNLVGYRNYADDVARLFVDKAAEVGIDIFRVFDALNDFRNFETCVERIKANNKHFEATICYSLTERGMGGEVYNLGYYLSKARELEDMGADTLCIKDMAGIMAPLDIRRLVTALKKEIKVPIHLHTHYTSGMASMAYLEAIQAGVDIVDTCLAPFALRTSQPAVEPIVATLYGTDRDTGIDLNTLLEMDEYMESVAPKYRDYLAKHRMSVIDTGVLVHQVPGGMISNLVNQLKEAKALHRLQEVYEEVPKTRRELGTPPLVTPTSQIVGVQAVLNVLFGKYKMVTNQVKDLVYGLYGKTPTPIDPEIQKIVLKGYKRGTTPVTGRAADYLEPELDGVREQVRDLAKDDYDVLIAALYPATGKQYLKWKYGVEEKPPEVLPKTLEDIRKEDEAMANAIAQVCAASGLK, encoded by the coding sequence ATGAGCGAATTTATGGATAGCGGGAATAAAAACCCACTGAAGATTCAAGACAACACATTCCGTGACGGACACCAGTCGTTGCTGGCCACCCGGATGAGGACGGAGGACATGCTCCCCATCGCCGAAAAAATGGACGGCATGGGATTCTGGGCCATGGAAGTATGGGGGGGCGCCACGTTCGATACCATGCACCGTTTTCTGGCCGAAGACCCCTTCGAGCGGGTAAGAACCCTCAAAAAGTACATCAAGAAAACTCCGTTTTCCATGCTGCTTCGAGGCCAGAACCTCGTGGGGTATCGCAATTACGCCGACGACGTGGCCAGGCTTTTTGTGGACAAGGCCGCCGAAGTGGGAATCGATATATTTCGCGTGTTCGATGCACTGAACGATTTTCGCAACTTTGAAACCTGCGTCGAGCGGATCAAGGCGAATAACAAGCACTTCGAAGCCACCATCTGTTACTCGCTGACGGAACGCGGCATGGGCGGAGAGGTGTACAATCTGGGATACTACCTGTCCAAAGCCAGGGAACTCGAGGACATGGGAGCGGACACGCTGTGTATCAAGGACATGGCCGGGATCATGGCGCCCCTGGACATCCGTAGGTTGGTCACGGCCCTCAAGAAAGAGATCAAGGTCCCGATTCACCTCCACACCCATTACACCAGCGGCATGGCTTCCATGGCCTATCTCGAGGCCATCCAGGCAGGGGTGGATATTGTGGACACTTGTCTGGCGCCTTTCGCCCTGCGGACCTCCCAGCCGGCGGTGGAACCCATTGTGGCCACGCTGTATGGGACGGACCGGGACACGGGTATCGACCTCAACACGCTGCTCGAGATGGATGAATATATGGAGTCCGTGGCGCCCAAGTATCGCGATTATCTGGCCAAACACAGAATGTCCGTTATCGACACGGGGGTTTTGGTGCACCAGGTGCCCGGCGGCATGATCTCGAACCTGGTCAACCAGCTCAAGGAGGCCAAGGCGTTGCACCGGCTCCAGGAGGTGTATGAAGAAGTTCCCAAAACTCGTAGAGAGCTTGGCACACCGCCTCTCGTCACCCCCACATCCCAGATCGTCGGTGTGCAGGCGGTTCTCAACGTGCTGTTCGGCAAGTACAAGATGGTCACGAACCAGGTCAAGGACCTGGTGTACGGTCTATACGGGAAGACGCCCACGCCCATCGATCCCGAGATCCAGAAGATCGTTCTGAAAGGATACAAGCGCGGGACGACCCCGGTTACGGGCCGAGCCGCCGACTATCTCGAGCCGGAACTGGATGGCGTACGGGAGCAGGTCAGGGACCTGGCGAAAGACGACTACGACGTGCTGATCGCCGCACTGTATCCGGCAACGGGGAAGCAATATCTCAAATGGAAATACGGGGTGGAAGAAAAGCCGCCCGAGGTGCTCCCCAAAACCCTGGAAGACATCCGGAAAGAGGACGAAGCCATGGCCAACGCGATAGCTCAAGTCTGCGCGGCTTCAGGACTGAAGTAG